Proteins from a genomic interval of Corvus moneduloides isolate bCorMon1 chromosome 6, bCorMon1.pri, whole genome shotgun sequence:
- the COCH gene encoding cochlin isoform X1, protein MRGQGREGKPQRCFAGYGNVLAPPLPVRNGRVSGQGGELLHPNAQGRVGPPVPAEEAGGGRGGGGTAAPAGPAAGLPSPVPAPSFAPARPSAHAPAGGLKRERRLPAAVPLGGGAGSAQGRCSDPAGTPLSAALLRSALRCPAVRPRPAAMWLSALLLGAFLLSGPVRGSDGSASTAITCFTRGLDLRKGTEDVLCPANCPLWQFYVFGDGVYASLSSVCGAAIHRGVITNAGGAVRVQTLPGQENYPAVNANGIQSQVLSRWASSFSVTAGTKNTALESVGRSVSTARPSTGKRPKKTLDKKAGNKDCKADIAFLIDGSYNIGQRRFNLQKNFVGKVAVMLGIGTEGPHVGVVQASEHPKIEFYLKNFTAAKEVLFAIKELGFRGGNSNTGKALKHTAQKFFSVENGARKGIPKIIVVFLDGWPSDDLEEAGIVAREFGVNVFIVSVAKPTTEELGMVQDIGFVDKAVCRNNGFFSYQMPTWFGTTKYVKPLVQKLCSHEQMLCSKTCYNSVNIGFLIDGSSSVGESNFRLILEFVSNVAKAFEISDIGSKVAAVQFTYDQRTEFSFTDHVTKEKVLSAIRNIRYMSGGTATGDAISFTTRNVFGPVKDGPNKNFLIVLTDGQSYDDVRGPAAAAQKAGITVFSVGVAWAPLDDLKDMASEPRESHTFFTREFTGLEQMVPDIIRGICKDFLDSKQ, encoded by the exons ATgcgcgggcagggccgggaAGGCAAACCGCAAAGGTGCTTCGCCGGGTACGGGAACGTCCTCGCACCTCCACTGCCCGTCCGGAACGGGCGAGTTAGCGGGCAGGGAGGAGAACTGCTGCACCCGAATGCTCAGGGAAGAGTTGGGCCGCCGGTGCCGGCGGAAGAAGCCggcggggggcgcggcgggggagGGACGGCAGCACCTGCCGGGCCAGCGGCGGGGCTGCCCAGCCCCGTGCCCGCGCCCTCCTTCGCTCCCGCCCGCCCCAGTGCTCATGCGCCCGCCGGAGGTTTAAAGCGGGAGCGGCGGCTGCCGGCGGCCGTACCGCTCGGCGGAGGTGCGGGCAGCGCGCAGGGACGGTGCAGTGACCCGGCCGGCACGCCGCTCTCCGCCGCTCTCCTGCGCTCAGCTCTGCGCTGCCCCGCGGTgcggccgcgccccgccgccATGTGGCTCTCGGCCCTGCTCCTCG GTGCCTTCCTGCTCTCCGGCCCGGTGCGCGGCAGCGACGGCTCGG ctTCTACTGCTATCACATGCTTTACAAGAGGACTTGACCTTAGAAAGGGGACAGAAGATGTCCTTTGCCCAGCAAACTGTCCTCTGTGGCAATTTTATGTCTTTGGGGATGGAGTTTATGCCTCTCTTTCAAGTGTCTGTGGAGCTGCCATACACAG AGGAGTGATTACCAATGCAGGAGGAGCTGTAAGGGTACAGACTCTTCCAGGACAGGAAAACTACCCTGCTGTAAATGCCAATGGGATCCAGTCTCAGGTGCTCTCTAGATGGGCTTCATCTTTCTCAGTGACTG CAGGCACCAAGAACACAGCACTTGAATCTGTTGGACGATCGGTGTCAACAGCACGTCCTTCTACAG gTAAAAGACCTAAGAAGACTCTTGATAAAAAGGCTGGAAACAAAG ACTGTAAAGCTGATATTGCATTTCTCATTGATGGAAGCTACAACATCGGCCAACGTAGGTTTAACTTGCAGAAAAACTTTGTTGGAAAAGTAGCTGTAATGCTGGGAATTGGAACAGAAGGGCCTCATGTTGGAGTTGTACAGGCCAG TGAACATCCAAAAATTGAATTCTATCTGAAAAACTTTACTGCTGCAAAAGAAGTTTTGTTTGCCATAAAGGAGTTAGGGTTCAGAGGAGGCAATTCTAATACAG GGAAAGCTTTGAAGCACACAGCtcagaaattcttctctgtggaAAATGGAGCACGGAAAGGAATTCCCAAGATCATTGTAGTGTTTCTGGATGGCTGGCCCTCAGATGATCTAGAAGAAGCCGGCATAGTAGCCAGAGAATTTGGAGTCAACGTGTTCATTGTGTCTGTAGCAAAACCCACaacagaggagctgggaatggtaCAAGACATTGGTTTTGTTGACAAA gcTGTCTGTCGAAACAATGGTTTCTTCTCTTACCAAATGCCCACCTGGTTTGGTACTACCAAATATGTAAAACCTCTTGTCCAAAAACTGTGTTCACACGAGCAGATGTTGTGTAGCAAGACTTGCTACAACTCCGTCAACATTGGTTTCCTGATAGACGGTTCCAGCAGCGTTGGAGAGAGCAACTTCCGCCTCATACTTGAATTTGTGAGCAACGTGGCAAAGGCTTTCGAGATCTCTGACATCGGCTCCAAGGTGGCAGCCGTGCAGTTCACCTACGACCAGAGAACCGAGTTCAGCTTCACAGACCACGTCACTAAAGAAAAGGTCCTCTCGGCCATCCGCAACATCCGCTACATGAGCGGCGGCACTGCTACTGGCGATGCCATTTCTTTCACAACCAGGAATGTGTTTGGGCCAGTGAAAGATGGACCTAACAAGAATTTCCTCATTGTTCTGACTGATGGTCAATCTTATGATGATGTTAGAggacctgctgcagctgcacaaaaaGCAG GAATAACAGTCTTCTCTGTTGGTGTTGCCTGGGCACCTCTGGATGATCTGAAAGACATGGCTTCTGAACCAAGAGAATCTCATACTTTCTTCACCAGGGAGTTCACAGGATTGGAGCAGATGGTTCCTGATATAATTAGAGGCATCTGTAAAGATTTTTTGGACTCtaaacaataa
- the COCH gene encoding cochlin isoform X2 — MRGQGREGKPQRCFAGYGNVLAPPLPVRNGRVSGQGGELLHPNAQGRVGPPVPAEEAGGGRGGGGTAAPAGPAAGLPSPVPAPSFAPARPSAHAPAGGLKRERRLPAAVPLGGGAGSAQGRCSDPAGTPLSAALLRSALRCPAVRPRPAAMWLSALLLGAFLLSGPVRGSDGSASTAITCFTRGLDLRKGTEDVLCPANCPLWQFYVFGDGVYASLSSVCGAAIHRGVITNAGGAVRVQTLPGQENYPAVNANGIQSQVLSRWASSFSVTGTKNTALESVGRSVSTARPSTGKRPKKTLDKKAGNKDCKADIAFLIDGSYNIGQRRFNLQKNFVGKVAVMLGIGTEGPHVGVVQASEHPKIEFYLKNFTAAKEVLFAIKELGFRGGNSNTGKALKHTAQKFFSVENGARKGIPKIIVVFLDGWPSDDLEEAGIVAREFGVNVFIVSVAKPTTEELGMVQDIGFVDKAVCRNNGFFSYQMPTWFGTTKYVKPLVQKLCSHEQMLCSKTCYNSVNIGFLIDGSSSVGESNFRLILEFVSNVAKAFEISDIGSKVAAVQFTYDQRTEFSFTDHVTKEKVLSAIRNIRYMSGGTATGDAISFTTRNVFGPVKDGPNKNFLIVLTDGQSYDDVRGPAAAAQKAGITVFSVGVAWAPLDDLKDMASEPRESHTFFTREFTGLEQMVPDIIRGICKDFLDSKQ, encoded by the exons ATgcgcgggcagggccgggaAGGCAAACCGCAAAGGTGCTTCGCCGGGTACGGGAACGTCCTCGCACCTCCACTGCCCGTCCGGAACGGGCGAGTTAGCGGGCAGGGAGGAGAACTGCTGCACCCGAATGCTCAGGGAAGAGTTGGGCCGCCGGTGCCGGCGGAAGAAGCCggcggggggcgcggcgggggagGGACGGCAGCACCTGCCGGGCCAGCGGCGGGGCTGCCCAGCCCCGTGCCCGCGCCCTCCTTCGCTCCCGCCCGCCCCAGTGCTCATGCGCCCGCCGGAGGTTTAAAGCGGGAGCGGCGGCTGCCGGCGGCCGTACCGCTCGGCGGAGGTGCGGGCAGCGCGCAGGGACGGTGCAGTGACCCGGCCGGCACGCCGCTCTCCGCCGCTCTCCTGCGCTCAGCTCTGCGCTGCCCCGCGGTgcggccgcgccccgccgccATGTGGCTCTCGGCCCTGCTCCTCG GTGCCTTCCTGCTCTCCGGCCCGGTGCGCGGCAGCGACGGCTCGG ctTCTACTGCTATCACATGCTTTACAAGAGGACTTGACCTTAGAAAGGGGACAGAAGATGTCCTTTGCCCAGCAAACTGTCCTCTGTGGCAATTTTATGTCTTTGGGGATGGAGTTTATGCCTCTCTTTCAAGTGTCTGTGGAGCTGCCATACACAG AGGAGTGATTACCAATGCAGGAGGAGCTGTAAGGGTACAGACTCTTCCAGGACAGGAAAACTACCCTGCTGTAAATGCCAATGGGATCCAGTCTCAGGTGCTCTCTAGATGGGCTTCATCTTTCTCAGTGACTG GCACCAAGAACACAGCACTTGAATCTGTTGGACGATCGGTGTCAACAGCACGTCCTTCTACAG gTAAAAGACCTAAGAAGACTCTTGATAAAAAGGCTGGAAACAAAG ACTGTAAAGCTGATATTGCATTTCTCATTGATGGAAGCTACAACATCGGCCAACGTAGGTTTAACTTGCAGAAAAACTTTGTTGGAAAAGTAGCTGTAATGCTGGGAATTGGAACAGAAGGGCCTCATGTTGGAGTTGTACAGGCCAG TGAACATCCAAAAATTGAATTCTATCTGAAAAACTTTACTGCTGCAAAAGAAGTTTTGTTTGCCATAAAGGAGTTAGGGTTCAGAGGAGGCAATTCTAATACAG GGAAAGCTTTGAAGCACACAGCtcagaaattcttctctgtggaAAATGGAGCACGGAAAGGAATTCCCAAGATCATTGTAGTGTTTCTGGATGGCTGGCCCTCAGATGATCTAGAAGAAGCCGGCATAGTAGCCAGAGAATTTGGAGTCAACGTGTTCATTGTGTCTGTAGCAAAACCCACaacagaggagctgggaatggtaCAAGACATTGGTTTTGTTGACAAA gcTGTCTGTCGAAACAATGGTTTCTTCTCTTACCAAATGCCCACCTGGTTTGGTACTACCAAATATGTAAAACCTCTTGTCCAAAAACTGTGTTCACACGAGCAGATGTTGTGTAGCAAGACTTGCTACAACTCCGTCAACATTGGTTTCCTGATAGACGGTTCCAGCAGCGTTGGAGAGAGCAACTTCCGCCTCATACTTGAATTTGTGAGCAACGTGGCAAAGGCTTTCGAGATCTCTGACATCGGCTCCAAGGTGGCAGCCGTGCAGTTCACCTACGACCAGAGAACCGAGTTCAGCTTCACAGACCACGTCACTAAAGAAAAGGTCCTCTCGGCCATCCGCAACATCCGCTACATGAGCGGCGGCACTGCTACTGGCGATGCCATTTCTTTCACAACCAGGAATGTGTTTGGGCCAGTGAAAGATGGACCTAACAAGAATTTCCTCATTGTTCTGACTGATGGTCAATCTTATGATGATGTTAGAggacctgctgcagctgcacaaaaaGCAG GAATAACAGTCTTCTCTGTTGGTGTTGCCTGGGCACCTCTGGATGATCTGAAAGACATGGCTTCTGAACCAAGAGAATCTCATACTTTCTTCACCAGGGAGTTCACAGGATTGGAGCAGATGGTTCCTGATATAATTAGAGGCATCTGTAAAGATTTTTTGGACTCtaaacaataa